One segment of Podarcis muralis chromosome 17, rPodMur119.hap1.1, whole genome shotgun sequence DNA contains the following:
- the ABT1 gene encoding activator of basal transcription 1 isoform X2 translates to MADQGVEKCQETPKAEDLVMDTEEEEAVTDQKEEGSEVQLDLSTEDGAKKVVPGIIYLGHIPPRFRPRHVRNLLSVHGEVGRIFLQPEERFIRKKKKKAGSNAKNFTEGWVEFRDKRVAKVVAASLHNTPMGVRKRSRFHYDLWNMKYLHRFKWTHLSERLAYERQVRQQRMRAEVSLAKRETNFYLQNVEKSKRFSEKGNQGGQEEKSWGFVQRQTEEEIQTSKGNKRLKKQLARAAEIQQKSQSNSSLLSKIFNIQQ, encoded by the exons ATGGCTGATCAAGGTGTAGAGAAGTGTCAGGAGACACCAAAAGCTGAAGACTTGGTAATGGACACTGAAGAggaagaggcagtgactgaccagaaggaagaaggaagtgaGGTTCAGTTGGATCTCTCCACTGAAGATGGGGCCAAAAAAGTTGTGCCAGGCATAATTTACCTTGGTCACATCCCTCCTCGCTTCCGGCCGCGACACGTCCGTAACTTGCTTAGTGTGCATGGTGAAGTAGGACGTATTTTCCTGCAGCCTGAAG AGCGATTTAtacgaaagaaaaagaagaaagcaggTAGCAATGCCAAGAACTTCACTGAAGGCTGGGTGGAATTCAGGGATAAGCGTGTCGCAAAGGTGGTAGCTGCCAGTTTGCACAATACGCCCATGGGTGTCCGCAAGAGGAGCCGATTCCATTATGACCTCTGGAATATGAAG TATCTGCACCGCTTCAAGTGGACTCACCTGAGCGAGCGACTGGCCTATGAGCGTcaggtgcggcagcagcgcatgcgGGCCGAAGTTTCACTGGCCAAGCGTGAGACTAATTTCTACCTGCAGAATGTAGAGAAGAGCAAGCGCTTTTCTGAAAAGGGCAATCAGGGAGGACAGGAGGAGAAGAGCTGGGGCTTTGTCCAGCGCCAGACTGAGGAGGAAATCCAGACCAGCAAAGGGAACAAGCGCCTGAAGAAGCAGTTGGCCCGGGCTGCTGAGATCCAGCAGAAATCCCAGTCAAACAGCTCTCTCCTATCCAAGATCTTCAATATCCAACAGTAG
- the ABT1 gene encoding activator of basal transcription 1 isoform X1 produces MGWGGGAWTSFYRLPFATAAGSERRKCSAQIAGRKQPPSATFPSFPNAIQYNNSSKSNTWMADQGVEKCQETPKAEDLVMDTEEEEAVTDQKEEGSEVQLDLSTEDGAKKVVPGIIYLGHIPPRFRPRHVRNLLSVHGEVGRIFLQPEERFIRKKKKKAGSNAKNFTEGWVEFRDKRVAKVVAASLHNTPMGVRKRSRFHYDLWNMKYLHRFKWTHLSERLAYERQVRQQRMRAEVSLAKRETNFYLQNVEKSKRFSEKGNQGGQEEKSWGFVQRQTEEEIQTSKGNKRLKKQLARAAEIQQKSQSNSSLLSKIFNIQQ; encoded by the exons ATGGGGTGGGGAGGCGGGGCTTGGACTTCCTTTTACCGCCTTCCTTTTGCGACAGCTGCCGGAAGTGAACGCCGGAAGTGTTCCGCGCAGATTGCAG GAAGAAAGCAACCTCCCAGCGCAACCTTCCCTTCTTTCCCCAACGCCATCCAGTATAATAATAGCAGTAAGAGCAACACTTGGATGGCTGATCAAGGTGTAGAGAAGTGTCAGGAGACACCAAAAGCTGAAGACTTGGTAATGGACACTGAAGAggaagaggcagtgactgaccagaaggaagaaggaagtgaGGTTCAGTTGGATCTCTCCACTGAAGATGGGGCCAAAAAAGTTGTGCCAGGCATAATTTACCTTGGTCACATCCCTCCTCGCTTCCGGCCGCGACACGTCCGTAACTTGCTTAGTGTGCATGGTGAAGTAGGACGTATTTTCCTGCAGCCTGAAG AGCGATTTAtacgaaagaaaaagaagaaagcaggTAGCAATGCCAAGAACTTCACTGAAGGCTGGGTGGAATTCAGGGATAAGCGTGTCGCAAAGGTGGTAGCTGCCAGTTTGCACAATACGCCCATGGGTGTCCGCAAGAGGAGCCGATTCCATTATGACCTCTGGAATATGAAG TATCTGCACCGCTTCAAGTGGACTCACCTGAGCGAGCGACTGGCCTATGAGCGTcaggtgcggcagcagcgcatgcgGGCCGAAGTTTCACTGGCCAAGCGTGAGACTAATTTCTACCTGCAGAATGTAGAGAAGAGCAAGCGCTTTTCTGAAAAGGGCAATCAGGGAGGACAGGAGGAGAAGAGCTGGGGCTTTGTCCAGCGCCAGACTGAGGAGGAAATCCAGACCAGCAAAGGGAACAAGCGCCTGAAGAAGCAGTTGGCCCGGGCTGCTGAGATCCAGCAGAAATCCCAGTCAAACAGCTCTCTCCTATCCAAGATCTTCAATATCCAACAGTAG